CTTCGCACACCCGTACGGCGACCGCGGGTGGAACGGCGTCGCCTCGGTCTGGGGCACCTCGACCACCTTGCCGTACATCTCCGAGCTCGACGCCTGGTAGTACCGCGGGCACTCCTCCCCCAGCTGCCGACACGCCTCCAACAGCTTCAACGTCCCCAGCGCATCGGCATCCACGGTGTACACCGGGTTCTCGAAGGACACCCCCACATGGGACTGCGCCCCCAGGTTGTAGACCTCGTGCGGCCGCACCTCCCACAACAACCGCGACAACGAGTTCGCGTCCGTCAGATCCCCGTAGTGCAGGAACATCCGGGCATCCTCCAGGTGCGGATCCAGGTACAGGTGATCGATCCGCTCGGTCCCGAACGTCGACCCCCGCCGCACCAACCCGTGCACCTCATAGCCCTTCTCCAACAAGAGCTCGGTCAGGTACGACCCGTCCTGCCCCGTGATCCCCGTGATGAACGCGCGCTTCCGGTCAGCCACGCCTGACTTCCCTCCCCTGCCTCGGTTTCAGGCACGGCGAAGGATGGTAACGCGAGACCGTTTCGGATGCGTAACCGGTTCAGGCGCGCTGACTGCCCGTAGTGCGGGATCCCCGACCCGTCACGATCCCGATGGCGGGATCTTGCAGGCGGCCACCAGGTCCAGGACGCCGTCCAGTCGGCGCCGGCCCTCGTCGTCCTCGAGGTAGGCGTGCCCCGCCTCGCCCTCGGGCAGCACCACGCGACGGGGCGCGCCGACCGCGAGGTCGTCCACGCTGATCGTCAAGTCGTACGCGGCGTCCGCCGACTCCTCCCCCGGCGCGGCGCACGTCACTTCCACCTCGGCCGCTGCGAGCGCGCGGCTGAGCGCGTCTGCGAACAGGCCGGGTGGCAGGCAGATCAGCACTCGGGGGGCGTGGGCGGTCCTCACCGGGTCTGACTCAAGCGCCTCATCCGCCCGCGGCGCATCCTCAACATTGGGTGATCGTTCGGAAGCGGTCATCACCTATCCTCAGGTCCCCCCCAGGGAAGCCGTGGTCCCCCGGGCCGCATTCGAGCCTTGAGCCTCTCACGCCCACACCCGCGTCGCCAGAGCTATCGCGGACCTGACCGGCGTGGCGTCGTCGCCACACCGCACGCCACCGCGCCCGGGACCGATCGGCCGGCGAGCGTCATGGCGCTGGCCGGGCTGACCGCGACCGCGCTGGCGGCGGTGGTGCTCGCCGACCTGGCCGACCTCGACGTGCAGCGCTGGTCCACGGGCGCGGCCGTCGCCGCCGGCCTGGCCGGCGCGGTCGCGGTGCTCGCGCTGCTGCGCTGGCGGACCCTCGGCGACGCATCATCGGCACTGGTCGGCATCGCCTTCGGCGGCCTGGTCCTCGCCGTCGTCCCGCCCGGCGCGGCAGGCGGATCCGGGGCCACCGAGGTCGGGCTGGACGTGACGCGCCTCGCGGTGCTCGTCGCCGTCATCGTCCTGTGCGCCGTCGCCGGCCGGACCGCGCAGGTCGACACGGGCCTGCGGATCGGCTGGTGGCTCGGGGCGACGGCGCTCGGGGTGGCGGTCCTGGCGCTCGCCGGGTCGCTGGTGATCGGCGACGACCCCCTGTCCACGACCGCCGTAGCGGTGACCCACGCCGTCGTCGCCGTCGGCCTGGTCGCCACGGCCGTCCACGTCCGGTCGCGGCTGATCCGGCGGACGGCCAGTGCCGGCTGGCTGGCGCCCACCCTGGTCGGCCTGGCGGTCGCCGAGGCTTTCCGGGTCATCGCGGTCCTGACCGCCCCGGTCTGGCTGCTCGGCGCCCAGGTGGCCGTCATCGGCGCCCTGCTGTTCGCGGTCCTCGGCGGGGCGCGGGACCTCGACGCGGCCTACCGCGAGCAGCGGGCCCGGCTGTTCGGCAGCGTCGTGGACCGCGGGGTGGACCGCGCCCGCCGAGCCGCCGACGACCTGCTCGCGGCCGGCCGGCGCCACGACGCCAAGAGCAGCATCACCGCGATCGACGGCGCCACCACCGTCCTCGGCCGGTACGCCCACGACCTGGACCCCGCCCAGCGGACCCGGCTCCACGACGCCGTCGCCGACCAGATCGGCCGGCTGCAGCGCCTGCTCGACGTCACCGACGACGCCGGCGCGGACCTGCCCCTCGCCGCGACCCTCGACGGCCTGCTCCGCGAGCCGCGGCTCCGCGGCGTCACCGTCGCAGTGGACATCCCGCCCGACCTGGTCGTCCACGGCCGGATCGCCGACACCGTGGCGGTCGTCCACACCCTCGTCGACCGCTGCGCCACCCCCGACGGCACAGGCGAGCCCGGGGAGGTCACCGCGACCGCCCGGGTCGTGGACGGCCACGTGCACCTGCGCATCGAGGCGGCGCGTGCCCCCTCCTCCCCCGGCGGTGCGCCCGACCACGGCCTCGACGTCGTCATCGGCACCCAGCTGATGGCCGGCCAGGGCGGACGGCTCGTCGTGCTCGACCCGGGCGCGCTACGAGGTGGTCATGCCCGCCGTCCGCCGGGACGGGACGGCGTGAGCACCCCTCCCCCTCCCCGCCTGCTCATCGTCGAGGACCACGACCTGCTGGCCCAGAGCGTCGCGCTCGCGGTGACCGCGGAGGGGATGATCGGGGCCGAGTGCTCGACGCAGCGCGCACCTGGCAGCCGGACCTGGTGCTGCTCGACATGGACCTCGGCTCGGGCGTCAGCCGGGGGGCGGTGTTCGTGCCGGCGATCCGCGAGCTCGGCGCCGCCGTGCTGGTCGTCACCGGCATCGACGACGTCGACGTGATCGCCGAGGCCCTCGAGTCGGGCGCGGTCGGGTTCGTCCGCAAGCACCAGCCCTTCGACGACCTGCTCGGCGCGATCCGCCGCGCCACGGACGGCGAGGACGTCAACCACCCCGACGTGCGCGCGGCCGTGCTGGGCGACGCCCGGCGGGTCCGGTCGGCGCAGGCCGCGGTGCTCGCGGACCTCCGCCGGCTGACCGCGCACGAGCAGGCGGTGCTGGCCGCGCTGATGGGGGATCACGGTCCACAACCAGGTCCGGACGATTCCTGATGGGAGAGTCACTTCCAGCGATGTTGCGGATGGCACGTCACCCGTTGTTATGCACCCTGAGCCGGCGTCACCTTTGAAAGGACGCCAGCAGCGCGGGCCTGACGGACAGGGTGCGCGTCGTGGCGAGCAGAGGGGTCCGGACGGGTGCCCTCGCAGCCACCGTCGGCGTCATGGTCGCCCTGCTGACGAGAGTCCCTCGCCGGGACGTCCGCCTACTCCAGGCGCCGACCACGAGCACTATGGACCTGCGCGTACGCACCTGACCGCGTCGACCCGCGTACCAGCGACCACCCTGGCGGACCTTGGTCCAGCTGCGGCGGCCCTTCGCCCAGTCGGCGGCAACGGTCTCTAGGCTCCTGGCGCCGTGGACCGCGGAGCAGGCGGGGTTGGAGACCACCGCTGTCGCGGTCGCCTCCACGATCGCGCGGGCCATCGAGTTCAAGCGAACGTCCCCTTGCGGGCCGTCTCGGCCTCCCGGACGATGTTCGGCGCGCCACCGCAGTGCCGACCGGCCGGTCGTCAGACCATCACGTCTGGCGCCGGAACTCCTCCACCGCCCGGGCCGACACCGCGTCGATCAGCCGGCCGCCGCCCAGGTCGGCCAGCACCACGGCGTGGGAGGCCTCCAGGTGCTTGCGGGCCGTCCGCTCCGCCGCCGCCCCCTCCCCCGCCAGGATCTCCCGCGCGATGCGGCGGTGGGTGCGGAAGACCGCGACCTGGCTGTCGGTGTCGGGGTAGCGGCCTTCCAGCGACGCCTGGTCCGCCCAGGTCTCCTGCTGGGCTGTCCACACCGACACCAGGCTCCGGACCACCAGCCTGATCGCGGGGTTCAGGACATGATCGACCACGATGCCGTGGAACCCCCGGGCCAGGCTGGTGAACTCCACCCCGTCGCCGATCGCCTCCTCCGTCGCCGTCAGGTTCGCCTCCAACGACTCGCCCAGCGCCTCCCGGTCCGGCCGCTCCGCGCACAGCGCGGCGCACGGTGGTTCGAGCATCCGCAGCGCGTCGGACAGGTCGTCCAGCGTCGTCCGCTCCCCCTGCAGCGTCACCGCCGTCATGTAGGCCGCCGAGGCGCCAGAGGGCCGGTGGATCTCCGCCCCGCCGACCTTGCCGCGCCGGACCGTGACCAGCCCCTCGGCCTCGAGGATCCGCAGCGCCTCCCGCAGCGACGGGCCCGACACGCCGAACATGTCCATCAGGTCGTCCTGCTTGGGCAGCGAGTCGCCGTCGAAGCCGCCGGTCAGGATCTGCTCGCGCAAATCCGCGGCGACGATCTCGGCCAACCTGATCCCCCTGGCGCGCGACGGGGGACGTCCGACTCCGCTCACTCAGACCTCCCCCACCCCAGCCGACCCGCCCGTCAGGTCCGGCGCGAACGGGCCGGTCTTGGCCATGCGCATCTCGATGAGGGGCACCGCCACGCCCGGACGCAGGCCGACGAGGAACGCGACGGCGTCCGCCACGTCGTCCGGCACCAGCGAGTGCCACCTGTGGCGCAGCATCGGGGTGTCGACCGGCCCGGGGGCGATGACGTGCACACCGATGCCGTGCTCCTCGAGCTCCGCCTCGCCGACCGCCGCGAAGGCGTTCAGACCCGCCTTGAACGCCGAGTACGCCGACAGACCCTTCATCGGCCGCAGCCCCGCGGTCGATCCCATGAGGATCTGCCGGCCGCCGGGCGCCATCCGCGCCGCGGTGTGCTTGGACAGCATGTACGTCGACCGCAGCAACGTCCGGTAGACGTCGTCGAAGACGTCGGTGGGCTGCTGGGCGATGTCGCTGCCGTCCAGCGTGCCGGCGGCGTGGACCAACACCGACCAGCTCGGCCGAACGCCGCACAGCCGGAGGACGTCGTCCTCGTCGGTGACGTCGGCGACCACTCCCTCGACGTTCAACTCCTCAGCGATCTGCGCGAGCCGGTCCTGTCGCCGGGCGGCGAGGACGACATCGTAGCCAAGCTCGGCCAGCCGCCGGCCGCAGGCTCGACCGATGCCGCCGCTCCCGCCGGTGATGAGCGCGGTGCGGGTCATGGGCGTCTCCCAGTGGTCAGGTCGTCGACGATCTGGTTGCGTCGCAGCTTGCCCGACGCGGTGCGGGGCAGGTCGGTCGCCACCACGACGGTGGTCGGCAGCTTCTGGCGGGCCAGCCCCAGGTCCTCGAGGAAGCCGGCCAGCGGGGGGTGAAGCGCCCCCGCATCCGCGACGTCGGCGACCACCACCGCGGCGACCCCCTCACCCAGTCGATCGTCGGGCACCCCGACCACGGCGACATCGCTGACCTGGGGGTGGCGCAGGATCGCCTCCTCGATGTCGCGGACGCTGAACTTCTCACCGCCCCGGTTGATGATCTCCTTGATCCGCCCGGTGATCGACACGAACCCGTCGGCTGAGACCACGCCGACGTCGCCGGTGTAGAACCAGCCGTCGGCGTCGATGGCCTCGACGTCCATCGCGGGGTCCAGGTAGCCGACCATCCGCTCGGGCCCGCGGATCCGCAGCTCACCCTCGCTGCCCGGTGGCAGCGGCTGGCGTTGCGCGTCGACGGCCTCCGCCTGCACCCCGATGGCGACCTGCCCGTCGGTGTGGGCGCGGTGCCACAGGTCGACGGTGTCGTTGGCGCGCGTGGCGGTCGGCAGCTCGGTCATGCCCCACAACCGGTGGGCGGCGATGCCCAGCCCGTCGGCGTCCTCGATCAGCTGTGGGGGGACCGACGCGCCGCCGGAGGTGAACTGCCGCAACGTCGTGGGCCTCGTCCCCCGCCGGGTGTAGGCGTCGACGATCCCCTGCAGGAAGGGGGTGGCGCCCGCGGCGTAGGTGACGCCCTCGGACTCGATCAGCTCGATCGCGGCGTCGCGGTCCCAGCGGTCCTGCAGCACCGCGGTCGCCCCGGTCATCGCCGGCACCAGGAACCCCTGCAGCAACCCGGTGATGTGGGTGAGGGGGGAGGCCATGAACATCGCGTCGCGCCACGTCAGCGCCCAGTCCGTCGCCATGGCCCGGCACTCGTGCAGCAGCGTGGCGCTGGTGTGCACCGCCCCCTTGGGCGCCGAGGTGGTGCCTGAGGTGAACAGCACCAGGCACGGCGCATCGCCGGGCCGGCTGGTCACGTCGATGTCGGGCGCGTCACCGCCGGCGGCGGCGGTCGTGAGGGGCTGCCAGCCGTCCCTCCCCTCCCCCGCCACGATGCGTCCACGCAGCCGCAGGTCGGTGGTCGCGAGCACCTCGTCGAACTCGGCGGTGTAGTCACGTCCGCGGTAGTCCGACGGGACGACGACCGCGGCAGGCCGCACCTGGGTCAGCACCGCGGTCAGCTCGTGCGCCCGGTAGATCGGCACGACCGGGTTGCTGGTCGCGCCGACGTGCCAGATGGCGCTGGCCACCGCGACCGCGTCGACGGAGTTCCCGAGCGTCCACGACACGGTGTCGCCGGGGCCGATGCCGAGGGCGGTCAGCTGCGCGGCGATCTGCCGGGACCGGACGGCCAGCGCGGCGAAGGTGATCCGCTCGTCGGCCAGCACCAGCGCGTCGCGGTCCGGCCACCACTCCGCCGCCAGCGGCAGCAGCCAGCCGATCCACTGGTCGGTGTGGTACCCCATCGCCCGCCACGTCAGCGCGTCGTGTCCCATCGGTCCCTCCTCAGCGGTCGTCGTCGGTCGACAGGCCGGCGAGGGCCGCGGCCACCTCCGCAGCCTCCCACGCCGGCCGGGTCACCCCCGGCCCGTCGAAGGCAGGTGGCGACAGGGTCGACAGGGTCCGCCCGTCGAAGCGGACCACCTGCCCGGTGATCGGTGCGGTGGCGTCGGACAGCAGCGCGACGACCAGGGGGGCGACGTCCTCGGGACGGTGGGAGGGGTCGACGCGGCCGCGGCCCGAGGGTGACGCCTCCACCATCGGGGTGCGGGCCAGCGGCGAGATCGCGTTGACCCGGATCCCGGTGCCACCGGTGTCGGTGGCCCAGGCCCACGTGGCGGAGAGGACCGCGCCCTTCGAGGCGGCGTAGAGGCTCATCGCGGGCATGCCGAGGGCCGCGCCGGAGGTGACGGTCACGATCGATCCGCCGCGGCCCTGGCTGACCATGTGGCTGATCGCACGGGTGCCGCAGGCCAGGACGCCGACGACGTTGGTGGCGGTGCACGCCTCGACCTGCTCGGGGGTGATCTCCCAGGGCGGGCCCTCGGGGAAGATCCCGGCGTTGGCGACCAACCCGTCGACGGCGCCGAGCTCGGCGGCGCAGCGGTCGACGACCGCCGCGGCCGACTCGGCGGTGGCGACCGACCCGACAGCGGCCATGGCGGTGCCGCCCGCGTCGGTGATCGTGCCGACGACCTCCTCGACGGCGTCGCCGTCGATGTCGTTGACGACGACGGCCGCGCCGGCGGCGGCGCACGCCAGGGCGTAGGCGGCGCCCAGCCCGCGACCGGCGCCGGTGACGACGACGGCCTTGCCGTCCAGCCGGGTCTCATCCGTCGGCTGGCTCATGTGGTCTGTCCCAGGTAGCGGCGGTGGACGATGTCGCCGAAGTCGGCGGCGGTCGGGTCGGCGGTCTCGGCGACCGTGCCGCTGACCAGGATGTGGGCGACCGAGGCGACGCGCTGGACGACCTCCAGGCGCTGCTCGACCAGCAGCACGGCGGTGCCGGCGGCCAGGACCTGCTCGATCCCCTCGGAGATGCGGGCCACCAGGCGGGGGGCAAGGCCGACGGTCGGCTCGTCGAGCAGCAGGACGCGGGGACGGGCCATCAGCGCGCGGGCGAAGGCGAGGAACTGCTGCTGGCCGCCGCTGAGGGCGCTGGCGGGGGTGTCGAACATCTCCTCGAGCTCACCGAACACGTCGAGGGCGCGGCGCAGGTCGGCGTCGCCGCCGCGGCGGCCAGCGGTGGCGACGTGGGCGAGGGTCAGGTTCTCGCGGACGCTCAGCCGCGGGAAGACGTGGCGGTTCTCGAGCACGTGGCCCAGGCCGGCGCGGACGCGGGTCTCGGCGGGCAGGTCGTGCAGCGGCGTGCCGTCCAGGGTGATCGCCGCCCCGCGGTCGACGGCTTCGAGGCCGCTCAGGCCGCGCAGCAGGGACGTCTTGCCGGCGCCGTTGGGGCCGACGACGGCGACGCACGTCGCGTCGGGCACGTCGAGCCGGTCGACCGTGACCGCGTGGACGCCGCCGTAGCGGACGGTCACGTCCCGGCAGGTCAGCTCGGCCATGTCGCTCCCCTCGTGTCGGGCTGGGTCATGCCAGGTACGCCTCACGGACCTCGGGGCTGTCCTGCAGCTCGGCCGGCGGGCCGCTCCACAGGATCGCGCCCAGGTTCATGACCGCGACGGTGTCACAGACGTCGTGGACCAGCTCCAGGTGGTGCTCGACGAGCACGACCGGGACGCCCTCGGCGGCGACGCGGGTGATCAGCTGGCCGAGCAGGGCCATGTCCTCTGCGGACAGCCCGGCGGCGGGTTCGTCGAGGAGCAGGAGCCGGGGCGCGCGCAGGACGGCCATGCCGACCTCGAGGAACCGCCTGGTGCCGTGGGCGAGGGTGCGGACGGTGGCGCGGCGCTGGTCGAGCAGGCCGGTGTCGCGGAGGAAGGTCATGGCCAGCCCCTCGAACCGCTCCCGGTGCGCCGGTGGGCCGGTGGCGCCGCGACGCGCGAGGGCGAGGTGCTCGTCGACGCTGAGGTCGCCGAAGACCTTGGGGACCTGGAAGGTGCGGCTGACGCCCTCGGTCGCCAGCGCGACCGGGTCGCCGACGGCGACGGGCGTGCCGTCGATGCGGACCTCGCCGGCCTCGGGCGGGTAGTAGCCGGACAGGACGTTGACCAGGGTGGTCTTGCCCGACCCGTTGGGACCGATGACCCCCAGGACCTGCCCGCCGCGCAGGG
This DNA window, taken from Euzebya sp., encodes the following:
- a CDS encoding SDR family oxidoreductase, translating into MTRTALITGGSGGIGRACGRRLAELGYDVVLAARRQDRLAQIAEELNVEGVVADVTDEDDVLRLCGVRPSWSVLVHAAGTLDGSDIAQQPTDVFDDVYRTLLRSTYMLSKHTAARMAPGGRQILMGSTAGLRPMKGLSAYSAFKAGLNAFAAVGEAELEEHGIGVHVIAPGPVDTPMLRHRWHSLVPDDVADAVAFLVGLRPGVAVPLIEMRMAKTGPFAPDLTGGSAGVGEV
- a CDS encoding SDR family NAD(P)-dependent oxidoreductase, giving the protein MSQPTDETRLDGKAVVVTGAGRGLGAAYALACAAAGAAVVVNDIDGDAVEEVVGTITDAGGTAMAAVGSVATAESAAAVVDRCAAELGAVDGLVANAGIFPEGPPWEITPEQVEACTATNVVGVLACGTRAISHMVSQGRGGSIVTVTSGAALGMPAMSLYAASKGAVLSATWAWATDTGGTGIRVNAISPLARTPMVEASPSGRGRVDPSHRPEDVAPLVVALLSDATAPITGQVVRFDGRTLSTLSPPAFDGPGVTRPAWEAAEVAAALAGLSTDDDR
- a CDS encoding AMP-binding protein, whose amino-acid sequence is MGHDALTWRAMGYHTDQWIGWLLPLAAEWWPDRDALVLADERITFAALAVRSRQIAAQLTALGIGPGDTVSWTLGNSVDAVAVASAIWHVGATSNPVVPIYRAHELTAVLTQVRPAAVVVPSDYRGRDYTAEFDEVLATTDLRLRGRIVAGEGRDGWQPLTTAAAGGDAPDIDVTSRPGDAPCLVLFTSGTTSAPKGAVHTSATLLHECRAMATDWALTWRDAMFMASPLTHITGLLQGFLVPAMTGATAVLQDRWDRDAAIELIESEGVTYAAGATPFLQGIVDAYTRRGTRPTTLRQFTSGGASVPPQLIEDADGLGIAAHRLWGMTELPTATRANDTVDLWHRAHTDGQVAIGVQAEAVDAQRQPLPPGSEGELRIRGPERMVGYLDPAMDVEAIDADGWFYTGDVGVVSADGFVSITGRIKEIINRGGEKFSVRDIEEAILRHPQVSDVAVVGVPDDRLGEGVAAVVVADVADAGALHPPLAGFLEDLGLARQKLPTTVVVATDLPRTASGKLRRNQIVDDLTTGRRP
- a CDS encoding ABC transporter ATP-binding protein; its protein translation is MAELTCRDVTVRYGGVHAVTVDRLDVPDATCVAVVGPNGAGKTSLLRGLSGLEAVDRGAAITLDGTPLHDLPAETRVRAGLGHVLENRHVFPRLSVRENLTLAHVATAGRRGGDADLRRALDVFGELEEMFDTPASALSGGQQQFLAFARALMARPRVLLLDEPTVGLAPRLVARISEGIEQVLAAGTAVLLVEQRLEVVQRVASVAHILVSGTVAETADPTAADFGDIVHRRYLGQTT
- a CDS encoding FadR/GntR family transcriptional regulator, which translates into the protein MSGVGRPPSRARGIRLAEIVAADLREQILTGGFDGDSLPKQDDLMDMFGVSGPSLREALRILEAEGLVTVRRGKVGGAEIHRPSGASAAYMTAVTLQGERTTLDDLSDALRMLEPPCAALCAERPDREALGESLEANLTATEEAIGDGVEFTSLARGFHGIVVDHVLNPAIRLVVRSLVSVWTAQQETWADQASLEGRYPDTDSQVAVFRTHRRIAREILAGEGAAAERTARKHLEASHAVVLADLGGGRLIDAVSARAVEEFRRQT